From the Solea senegalensis isolate Sse05_10M linkage group LG16, IFAPA_SoseM_1, whole genome shotgun sequence genome, one window contains:
- the LOC122782576 gene encoding neurofilament heavy polypeptide-like, with the protein MKPTKEKKEVKKPSKEKEAEKPPKEEKEVKITHREEKEVKKPSKEEKEVKPTKEKVEVKKPSKEEKEVEPTKEKVEVKKPSKEKEAEKPPKEEKEVKIPHKEEKEVKKLPKEEKEPVKKRDTKTDTKPKKAVRIEVVKTKVTSFLKREHLNVTKAAEEPKKAVRVLKAARRQIVPILKKERVNMTKAEVPEVPKVKAKPVSIEKVAVSKEAEEKPKPKIKPVKPDIDALKEKQKPTPSKKEAQREKAKAAAPPPVKKGKKEVATPKEKAKAVILKKEQESPSRNASLVKERVRIVPMKKAVRPPKESIRIVSATTAEKHKPVLTKREPLKTKPVVKEAEAAHRNVSLTKEKVKVVPLRKVPVTPKEKVKPASLKKAEVVKEKKVEPVTLKKAEVVKEKKVEPLTLKKEAVEDKDKKTKPSQKETEAKPVLVKKELKPVKEKPKPVQEKKAPSKTETHAAEEKVKSLLKKKEPQEPEEMRVKPHVKKGTLCMPCVVK; encoded by the exons ATGAAGCctaccaaagaaaagaaagaagtcaagaAACCATCTAAAGAGAAAGAGGCGGAGAAACCtccaaaagaagaaaag gaggttAAAATAACgcacagagaagagaaagaagtcaAGAAACCAtctaaagaagagaaagaggtgaAGCCTACTAAAGAAAAGGTAGAAGTCAAGAAACCAtctaaagaagagaaagaggtggAGCCTACTAAAGAAAAGGTAGAAGTCAAGAAACCATCtaaagagaaagaggcagagaaacctccaaaagaagaaaaggaggttAAAATACCacacaaagaagagaaagaagtcaAGAAGCTTcctaaagaagagaaagaacctgtgaagaagagagacacaaagacag acACCAAACCTAAAAAGGCTGTACGAATTGAAGTAGTGAAGACAAAGGTCACGTCTTTCCTTAAGAGGGAACATCTCAATGTTACAAAAGCAG CTGAAGAACCTAAGAAGGCTGTCAGGGTTCTGAAAGCTGCTCGAAGGCAGATTGTTCCTATCCTGAAAAAGGAACGTGTGAATATGACAAAAGCAG AAGTTCCTGAGGTTCCCAAAGTGAAAGCCAAGCCAGTATCTATAGAGAAAG TGGCAGTTTCTAAGGAGGCCGAGGagaaaccaaaaccaaaaatcaAGCCTGTAAAACCAG ACATTGATGCACTGAAGGAAAAGCAAAAGCCAACCCCTTCAAAGAAAG AAGCTCAAAGGGAAAAGGCCaaagcagcagcaccaccacctgTGAAGAAAGGCAAGAAAG AGGTGGCTACTCCAAAAGAAAAGGCCAAAGCAGTCATCCTGAAAAAAG AACAAGAAAGCCCTTCTAGAAATGCCTCCCTTGTGAAAGAGAGGGTCAGAATTGTACCAATgaagaaag CAGTCAGGCCACCTAAAGAGAGCATCAGGATTGTGTCTGCAACAACag CCGAGAAGCACAAACCAGTTTTAACAAAGAGAG AACCTCTCAAGACAAAACCAGTTGTCAAAG AGGCAGAGGCAGCGCATAGAAATGTATCTCTTACAAAGGAGAAGGTGAAGGTGGTGCCACTCAGGAAAG tGCCTGTAACTCCAAAAGAGAAAGTCAAACCAGCCTCATTGAAAAAAG CTGAAGTtgtgaaggagaagaaagtCGAGCCGGTGACTCTCAAAAAAG ctgaagttgtgaaggagaagaaagtCGAGCCATTGACTCTCAAAAAAG AAGCCGTGGAAGACAaagataaaaagacaaaaccCTCACAGAAAG AAACTGAAGCTAAGCCGGTTCTTGTCAAAAAAG AACTAAAACCTGTGAAGGAGAAGCCCAAACCAGTTCAAGAAAAGAAAG CTCCTTCTAAAACAGAGACTCACGCAGCAGAGGAAAAGGTCAAATCACTGCTGAAGAAGAAAG AGCCCCAAGAACCAGAAGAGATGAGAGTCAAACCACATGTTAAAAAAGGTACATTATGTATGCCGTGTGTTGTAAAATAG